A genomic segment from Klebsiella africana encodes:
- the eefA gene encoding multidrug efflux RND transporter periplasmic adaptor subunit EefA — MKYIIAPIATALFLLSGCDNAQTSAPQQPTPEVGVVTLQSQPVPVISQLTGRTTASLSAEVRPQVGGIIQKRLFTEGDMVKAGQALYQIDPSSYRATWNEAAAALKQAQALVVSDCQKAQRYASLVRDNGVSRQDADDAASTCAQDKASVESKKAALESARINLNWTTITAPIAGRIGISSVTPGALVSADQDTALATIRGLDTMYVDLTRSSVDLLRLRKQSLASNSDTLSVTLTLEDGSTYPKKGRLALTEVAVDESTGSVTLRAIFPNPQHVLLPGMFVRARIDEGIMNDAILAPQQGITRDAKGDATALVVDAANKVEQRTVETGDTYGDKWLVLSGLKAGDKLIVEGTSKVAPGQTVKAVAVSNNGGNA, encoded by the coding sequence ATGAAATACATCATAGCTCCCATCGCGACAGCATTATTTCTCCTTAGCGGATGCGATAATGCGCAGACATCTGCCCCGCAGCAACCCACGCCGGAAGTGGGCGTGGTCACCCTGCAAAGCCAGCCGGTGCCGGTGATCAGCCAGCTCACCGGCCGCACCACCGCCTCGCTCAGCGCCGAAGTTCGCCCGCAGGTGGGCGGCATCATCCAGAAGCGCCTGTTTACCGAAGGCGATATGGTGAAGGCCGGGCAGGCCCTTTACCAGATCGACCCCTCCAGCTATCGCGCGACCTGGAACGAAGCGGCGGCGGCGCTAAAACAGGCCCAGGCGCTGGTGGTCTCCGATTGCCAGAAGGCGCAGCGCTACGCGTCGCTGGTCAGGGATAACGGCGTTTCCCGCCAGGATGCTGACGACGCCGCCTCCACCTGCGCCCAGGACAAGGCCAGCGTGGAATCGAAGAAAGCGGCGCTGGAGAGCGCGCGCATCAACCTGAACTGGACCACCATCACCGCACCGATTGCCGGGCGCATCGGCATCTCGTCGGTTACGCCGGGGGCGCTGGTCTCCGCCGATCAGGATACCGCGCTGGCGACGATCCGCGGGCTCGACACCATGTATGTCGATCTGACGCGATCCAGCGTCGATCTCCTGCGTTTACGTAAACAAAGCCTGGCCAGCAACAGCGACACCCTCAGCGTAACGTTAACCCTGGAAGATGGCAGTACCTATCCCAAAAAAGGGCGTCTGGCGCTCACCGAAGTCGCCGTCGATGAATCCACCGGCTCGGTGACCCTGCGCGCCATCTTCCCCAACCCGCAGCACGTTCTGCTGCCGGGGATGTTCGTCCGCGCGCGCATCGATGAAGGCATCATGAACGACGCGATCCTCGCCCCGCAGCAGGGGATCACCCGCGATGCCAAAGGCGACGCCACGGCGCTGGTGGTCGATGCCGCCAACAAAGTTGAGCAGCGTACCGTGGAAACCGGCGACACCTACGGCGATAAATGGCTGGTGCTGAGCGGCCTGAAAGCGGGCGATAAGCTGATTGTCGAAGGCACCAGTAAAGTGGCCCCCGGACAGACAGTGAAGGCCGTCGCCGTCAGCAATAACGGAGGCAACGCCTGA
- a CDS encoding GNAT family N-acetyltransferase — translation MTLIITKSINPDDQQELFAGLRHYNQQYLDAAQFGDLGIYSRDVQGVMQGGLIAKRKGNWLCIEYLWVSEATRGRGLGSELMQEAEQQAQALGCSHLLVDTFSFQALPFYQKLGYQLQMSLPDFPHAGMQRHYLSKTL, via the coding sequence ATGACACTAATCATTACAAAAAGCATTAATCCCGACGATCAACAAGAATTGTTTGCCGGTCTGCGGCACTATAATCAGCAGTATCTCGATGCGGCGCAGTTTGGCGATCTGGGGATTTACTCCCGCGATGTGCAAGGGGTGATGCAGGGCGGGCTGATTGCCAAACGCAAAGGTAACTGGCTGTGCATTGAGTATCTGTGGGTCAGCGAGGCGACGCGCGGGCGCGGGCTGGGGAGCGAGCTGATGCAAGAGGCGGAACAGCAGGCGCAGGCGCTGGGCTGCAGCCATCTGCTGGTGGATACCTTTAGCTTCCAGGCGCTGCCGTTTTATCAGAAATTAGGCTATCAGCTGCAGATGTCGCTGCCCGACTTCCCCCACGCGGGGATGCAGCGCCACTATTTGTCGAAGACGCTGTAA
- a CDS encoding TetR/AcrR family transcriptional regulator, which produces MTAQKDQDAPRRPGRPRGKKPGTANREQLMDIALTLFARDGAGRVSLNAIAKEAGVTPAMLHYYFSSRDALVTQLIEERFMPLRNHISRIFVDHPQDPVLALTMMVETLAHMAEKNAWFAPLWMQEIIGEMPILRQHMDVRFGEERFQVMLETVRRWQLEGKINPALSPELLFTTVISLVLVPFSRIHSDPRLQAVNRQTIVSHALALMGHGVGG; this is translated from the coding sequence ATGACAGCACAAAAGGATCAGGATGCCCCCCGCCGCCCAGGGCGGCCACGCGGTAAAAAACCGGGTACTGCCAACCGCGAACAGCTGATGGACATCGCCCTGACGCTGTTTGCCCGCGACGGGGCGGGCCGCGTATCGTTGAACGCCATCGCCAAAGAGGCTGGGGTGACGCCGGCGATGCTGCATTACTATTTCAGCTCGCGGGATGCGCTGGTGACCCAGCTGATTGAGGAGCGCTTTATGCCGCTGCGCAATCACATCAGCCGCATCTTTGTCGATCATCCACAGGACCCAGTGCTGGCGCTGACGATGATGGTCGAGACGCTGGCGCATATGGCGGAGAAAAACGCCTGGTTCGCGCCGCTGTGGATGCAGGAGATCATCGGCGAGATGCCGATCCTGCGTCAGCATATGGACGTCCGCTTCGGCGAGGAGCGTTTTCAGGTGATGCTGGAGACGGTGCGCCGCTGGCAGCTGGAGGGCAAGATCAATCCAGCGCTGTCGCCGGAGCTGCTGTTTACCACGGTGATTAGCCTGGTGCTGGTGCCGTTTTCGCGCATCCACAGCGATCCGCGTTTACAGGCGGTCAACCGCCAGACCATCGTCAGCCACGCGCTGGCGTTAATGGGCCACGGCGTCGGGGGTTAA
- a CDS encoding MDR family MFS transporter yields MTTQVANPPVQSIRLLFSALLLVMLLSALDQTIVSTALPTIVGELGGLDKLSWVVTAYILSSTIAVPLYGKFGDLFGRKIVLQVAIGLFLVGSALCGLAQNMTQLVLMRGLQGLGGGGLMVISMAAVADVIPPANRGRYQGLFGGVFGLATVIGPLIGGFLVQHASWRWIFYINLPLGLFALLVIGAVFHSSNKRSQHQIDWLGAIYLSMALLCIILFTSEGGTVRPWSDPQLWCILAFGLIGIAGFIYEERLAFEPIIPLDLFRNRSFLLCSLIGFVIGMSLFGSVTFLPLYLQVVKEATPTEAGLQLIPLMGGLLLTSIISGRIISRTGKYRLFPILGTLLGVVGMVLLTRITIHSPLWQLYLFTGVLGAGLGLVMQVLVLAVQNAMPAKLYGVATSGVTLFRSIGGSIGVALFGAVFTHVLQSNLQQLLPEGAVLPPGMNPVAVQHLPADIRLDYLDAFGAAIHAAFLMAAGIMAVAFVLSWLLKEAPLKTAAH; encoded by the coding sequence ATGACTACTCAAGTCGCAAACCCACCGGTGCAGTCGATACGTCTGCTGTTTAGCGCATTGCTGCTGGTGATGCTGCTTTCTGCGCTGGATCAGACCATTGTCTCTACCGCGCTGCCGACGATTGTCGGCGAACTGGGCGGGCTGGACAAGCTTTCCTGGGTGGTCACCGCCTATATCCTCAGCTCCACCATCGCGGTGCCGCTGTACGGTAAATTTGGCGATCTGTTCGGCCGCAAAATCGTGCTGCAGGTGGCGATTGGGCTGTTTCTCGTCGGCTCCGCGCTCTGCGGGCTGGCGCAGAACATGACCCAACTGGTGCTGATGCGCGGTCTGCAGGGGCTCGGCGGCGGCGGCCTGATGGTGATCAGTATGGCGGCGGTCGCCGACGTGATCCCGCCCGCTAACCGCGGGCGTTACCAGGGGCTGTTCGGCGGTGTCTTCGGCCTGGCGACGGTGATCGGCCCGCTGATCGGCGGCTTTCTGGTCCAGCACGCCTCCTGGCGCTGGATCTTCTATATCAACCTGCCGCTGGGCCTGTTCGCCCTGCTGGTGATCGGCGCGGTGTTCCACAGCAGCAACAAACGCAGCCAGCATCAGATTGACTGGTTGGGGGCTATCTACCTCAGCATGGCGCTGCTGTGCATTATTCTGTTCACCTCGGAGGGGGGAACCGTTCGTCCATGGAGCGATCCGCAGCTATGGTGCATTCTGGCCTTCGGCCTGATCGGTATCGCCGGCTTTATTTATGAAGAACGGCTGGCGTTTGAACCAATTATCCCGTTGGACCTGTTCCGTAACCGCAGCTTTCTGCTGTGTAGCCTGATTGGCTTCGTCATCGGTATGTCGCTGTTCGGGTCGGTCACCTTTCTGCCGCTCTACCTGCAGGTAGTGAAAGAGGCAACGCCAACCGAGGCAGGATTGCAGCTGATCCCCCTGATGGGCGGCCTGCTGCTGACCTCGATTATCAGCGGGCGGATTATCAGCCGCACTGGTAAATATCGCCTGTTTCCGATCCTTGGTACCTTGCTCGGCGTGGTGGGTATGGTACTGCTGACCCGCATCACCATTCACTCGCCGCTGTGGCAGCTGTATCTGTTTACCGGCGTGCTGGGGGCTGGTCTGGGACTGGTGATGCAGGTACTGGTGCTGGCGGTGCAGAATGCGATGCCAGCGAAGCTGTACGGCGTGGCCACCTCCGGCGTGACCCTGTTCCGCTCGATTGGCGGCTCCATCGGCGTGGCGCTGTTCGGCGCGGTGTTCACGCACGTGCTGCAGAGCAACCTGCAACAACTGCTGCCGGAAGGCGCGGTACTGCCGCCGGGAATGAATCCGGTGGCGGTTCAGCACCTGCCCGCGGATATCCGCCTCGACTACCTCGACGCCTTCGGGGCGGCGATCCACGCGGCGTTTCTGATGGCGGCCGGCATTATGGCGGTGGCGTTTGTTCTCTCCTGGCTGTTAAAGGAGGCGCCGCTGAAGACCGCGGCGCATTAA
- a CDS encoding LysR family transcriptional regulator, translated as MDRLSAMALLVKVTELGSMSAAARALNMPLTTVSRHIGELESALGVRLLARTTRKLTLTDAGVDYVAAARRILEEVENAERQATGEYQEPKGELVISAPTMFGRQHVLPVIGEFIARYPQIRVRLLLSDRNADLVSDHVDLAVRIGDLADSSMVATRLGTMRIVACAHPALLAKYGEPQRPRDLAALPIIRIESPMPYRGWRFRTAEREDQLINLPPVLSVTTPESAADAARLGVGVARLLHYQALDGLRQGDLRLLLQNVEPDPAPVHLLYTARDMTPLKLRKFIDFAAPALRQALLRIAGAA; from the coding sequence ATGGATCGATTAAGCGCGATGGCGCTGCTGGTGAAAGTGACCGAGCTGGGGAGTATGTCGGCGGCGGCGCGGGCGCTGAATATGCCCTTGACCACCGTCAGCCGCCATATTGGTGAACTGGAGAGCGCGCTGGGCGTGCGCCTGCTGGCGCGAACCACCCGCAAACTGACGCTCACCGACGCCGGGGTCGATTATGTTGCCGCCGCACGGCGGATCCTTGAGGAGGTGGAAAACGCCGAGCGCCAGGCGACGGGCGAATATCAGGAGCCAAAAGGCGAGCTGGTGATCTCCGCGCCGACCATGTTTGGCCGCCAGCACGTTCTTCCGGTGATCGGTGAATTTATCGCCCGCTACCCGCAAATTCGCGTCCGTTTGCTGCTCAGCGATCGTAATGCCGACCTGGTGAGCGACCATGTCGATCTGGCGGTACGGATTGGCGACCTGGCGGACAGCAGCATGGTGGCCACCCGCCTCGGCACCATGCGGATTGTGGCCTGCGCCCATCCGGCGTTGCTGGCGAAATACGGCGAGCCGCAGCGGCCGCGCGATCTGGCGGCGCTGCCGATCATCCGCATTGAATCGCCGATGCCCTATCGCGGCTGGCGCTTTCGCACCGCTGAGCGCGAGGACCAGCTGATTAACCTGCCGCCGGTGCTATCCGTCACCACGCCGGAGAGCGCCGCTGATGCCGCGCGGCTGGGTGTGGGCGTGGCCCGCTTACTGCATTATCAGGCGCTGGATGGCCTGCGGCAGGGTGATCTCCGTCTGCTGCTGCAAAACGTCGAGCCGGATCCGGCGCCGGTCCATTTGCTGTATACCGCGCGGGACATGACGCCGCTTAAACTGCGCAAATTTATCGATTTTGCCGCGCCGGCGCTGCGTCAGGCGCTGCTGCGCATCGCTGGCGCCGCTTAA